One window of Dyadobacter sandarakinus genomic DNA carries:
- a CDS encoding trifunctional MMPL family transporter/lysophospholipid acyltransferase/class I SAM-dependent methyltransferase: MIGDLLLRLHKLLTGHKSVFFSALLLLVIFLCFGISRLRVTESIFATLPKGKSFEEFNRLIESKNIINQIVFSIHVPEESTTDDARALVQAFADSMSAHTSGLVTNVQAERPYVQEDLYQYAFAHFPELIDSAYYRYIALKIHPDSIRKSVAGVRKQLLNPGGSFLKQFIINDPLNLTTPYFRLLNANNNAGGMTLDDGLMFSKDRSTVLVFASTAYDSGNSDQNVVLFNKMEAFRTRWNKHYPKHQFSYFGTFEISARNALQVKKDSYFTSMVAMGLILLLLVLYYRKLLIPLYLILPGLFGCVFALGITGYVRPEVSGISLATSAVIFGILLDYAFHFFTHLRHTRSIPLAIREVSSPLLTGSFTTIMAFGALTFANSAVLKDFGFFSSLALLGAAAFTLIVLPVVLAAFSFDYRSSPAVRIFTLPSLPRFSRKILAAIVAVLTLVFLYYAQFTQFDSSFDNLSIQNPDLSRREEQLTGINPHAEKRLYVFATHASFWQAAGINYRIYEELSRLRSANQITSFASSGTFLLPAEVSLARNSAWHSFWNMKRKEKTFGALDRAAAQSGFNAFAFNDFKQWIAGQYQAPVPLDTIFTELGIHNLIDTKPEKTTLISTLIVPNEKLAAVKSELRQIQGAELFDRGELAGELLTLVKNDFNYLLLVSAGIVFLTLLLVYGRLELTLLSFLPMVISWIWILGIAALLDIRFNFVNVIVTTFIFGLGDDFSIFVTDGLLSKYKYGRDTLRSYQSAILLSATTTIIGTGALFFAEHPAIHSVSVISVLGILCILLISFIVQPVLFGLFVSHRTRRGKAPVTLLPFILSVSSFLYFLVGCLLLQIILLILILLPFSRKRKVAMLNRCIAFFAKTVIYSGPHVKKRFRGLENLDSSRPVILIANHTSFLDILLAIMLSPKIVLMVKSWVYKSPFFGPVIRYAGYVYTDDGAEENIEKLRQLVADGYSLLIFPEGTRSDHGDMGRFHKGAFFLAGQLGLDIQPVLIHGPADVLPKNDFLISSGELHVRVLPPLQLHSGAWGTQLRDQTRNISAHFKSEYAAFRNEVETTSYLKHKIFTNYVFKGPVLEWYFRIKWRLESANFARYNTLVGARNNILDIGCGYGYLSFYLHYKNENRLITGLDYDEEKISIAQHSYHKNTRLTFHQGNALDTDFGRQDVIFLNDVLHYLSAPDQHKVLESCVSALNPGGIIFLRDGVTDDQQKHRQTLTTERLSTGLFSFNKKENDFHFFSSAYIREFAGRHGLSCEMQAHSTTTSNVLFILRSAGEMPAEK, from the coding sequence ATGATCGGAGATTTGCTTTTAAGGCTGCATAAATTACTGACCGGTCACAAATCCGTTTTCTTCTCCGCCCTGCTTCTCCTGGTCATTTTCCTGTGCTTCGGAATATCGCGGCTGCGGGTTACCGAAAGCATCTTTGCTACCCTGCCCAAAGGCAAAAGCTTCGAGGAGTTCAACCGCCTGATCGAGAGCAAAAACATCATCAATCAGATCGTTTTTTCCATTCATGTACCGGAAGAAAGCACCACAGATGACGCCCGCGCACTTGTACAGGCCTTTGCCGACTCCATGTCGGCCCACACAAGCGGGCTGGTGACCAATGTACAGGCTGAGCGTCCGTATGTGCAGGAAGATCTTTACCAGTACGCATTTGCCCATTTTCCCGAGCTGATCGACAGCGCTTATTACCGGTATATTGCCCTGAAAATCCATCCAGATTCGATCAGGAAATCGGTGGCAGGCGTTCGCAAGCAGCTGCTTAATCCGGGCGGCAGCTTTCTCAAACAATTTATCATCAATGACCCGCTCAACCTCACCACTCCGTACTTCAGATTGCTGAATGCGAATAACAATGCGGGCGGGATGACACTGGACGACGGGCTGATGTTTTCGAAAGACCGGAGTACGGTACTCGTTTTTGCATCCACTGCCTACGACTCGGGCAACTCGGACCAGAATGTGGTGCTCTTCAATAAAATGGAAGCTTTCCGCACACGATGGAACAAGCATTATCCCAAGCACCAGTTTAGCTATTTCGGCACTTTCGAGATTTCAGCCCGGAACGCTTTACAGGTCAAGAAAGACTCCTACTTCACTTCCATGGTGGCCATGGGACTGATTCTGCTCCTTTTGGTTTTGTACTACCGCAAGCTCCTCATTCCATTGTACCTCATCCTGCCAGGACTGTTTGGATGTGTGTTTGCCCTGGGAATCACTGGCTATGTCAGGCCGGAAGTTTCCGGCATTTCGCTGGCTACCAGCGCTGTCATTTTCGGCATATTGCTGGACTATGCATTTCACTTCTTCACCCACCTGCGACATACACGATCTATCCCGCTGGCAATCAGAGAAGTTAGCTCACCTTTGCTTACAGGAAGCTTTACCACCATCATGGCATTCGGCGCATTGACGTTCGCCAACTCTGCCGTTCTCAAAGATTTCGGTTTTTTCTCCTCCCTCGCCCTGCTTGGGGCCGCAGCTTTTACCCTGATCGTCCTCCCCGTCGTACTTGCCGCATTTTCCTTTGACTACCGGAGCTCGCCTGCGGTGCGCATTTTTACTCTGCCTTCCCTGCCCAGGTTTTCCAGGAAAATACTGGCTGCAATAGTGGCTGTGCTCACCCTGGTTTTCCTGTATTACGCCCAGTTTACGCAGTTTGACAGCAGCTTTGACAATCTGAGCATCCAAAACCCTGACCTGAGCCGGCGCGAGGAGCAGCTGACGGGCATTAACCCGCATGCAGAAAAAAGGTTGTATGTTTTCGCCACCCACGCTTCCTTCTGGCAGGCAGCAGGGATCAACTACCGCATTTATGAAGAACTGTCCCGGCTACGGTCGGCCAACCAGATCACCAGCTTTGCCTCTTCCGGCACCTTCCTGCTTCCCGCAGAAGTAAGCCTCGCCCGCAACAGCGCCTGGCACAGCTTCTGGAACATGAAAAGAAAGGAAAAGACCTTTGGCGCACTCGACCGGGCGGCGGCACAAAGCGGGTTCAATGCATTTGCTTTCAATGATTTTAAACAATGGATTGCGGGCCAGTACCAGGCTCCGGTACCGCTGGATACGATTTTTACCGAGCTCGGCATTCATAACCTTATTGATACCAAGCCCGAAAAAACCACATTGATCTCCACCCTCATCGTGCCCAATGAAAAGCTTGCGGCGGTGAAGTCGGAATTGCGGCAGATTCAGGGAGCCGAGCTATTTGACCGCGGCGAGCTGGCCGGAGAGCTACTGACTTTGGTGAAAAACGATTTCAACTATCTGCTGCTGGTTTCCGCCGGGATCGTGTTCCTGACCCTGCTGCTGGTTTACGGACGGCTGGAACTGACATTGCTTTCATTCCTGCCGATGGTGATCAGCTGGATCTGGATCCTGGGCATTGCAGCCCTGCTCGACATCCGCTTCAACTTTGTGAATGTAATTGTTACGACATTCATCTTTGGCCTGGGCGACGATTTCAGCATTTTCGTGACCGACGGACTGCTCAGCAAGTACAAGTACGGGAGGGACACGCTCCGCTCCTACCAGTCGGCCATCCTACTGTCGGCTACCACCACCATCATTGGAACTGGCGCATTGTTCTTTGCAGAGCACCCGGCCATACATTCCGTCTCGGTGATCAGCGTGCTGGGGATCCTGTGCATTCTTCTTATTTCCTTCATCGTGCAACCTGTATTATTTGGCTTGTTTGTGAGCCACAGGACCCGCCGCGGGAAAGCACCCGTTACCTTACTTCCGTTCATTCTCAGTGTATCAAGTTTCCTGTACTTTCTGGTGGGCTGCCTGCTTCTTCAGATCATCCTTCTGATACTTATTTTGCTGCCGTTTTCACGGAAGAGAAAAGTGGCGATGCTCAACCGCTGTATTGCATTTTTTGCAAAAACAGTGATTTACTCCGGCCCGCATGTAAAAAAGCGCTTCCGGGGCCTTGAAAATCTTGATAGTTCCAGACCGGTCATCCTGATTGCCAACCATACCTCTTTCCTGGATATTCTGCTTGCCATCATGCTCAGCCCGAAGATTGTGCTGATGGTCAAGAGCTGGGTGTACAAATCACCTTTCTTCGGGCCGGTCATCCGGTATGCGGGGTATGTGTACACGGATGACGGCGCGGAGGAAAATATAGAAAAGCTGCGGCAGCTGGTTGCTGATGGATATTCCCTGCTGATTTTCCCCGAAGGTACCCGATCAGATCATGGGGATATGGGGCGTTTTCACAAAGGTGCATTCTTTCTGGCGGGGCAGCTCGGGCTCGACATACAGCCCGTACTCATTCACGGCCCGGCAGACGTGCTTCCCAAAAACGATTTTCTAATCAGTTCAGGTGAACTGCATGTGCGTGTATTGCCGCCGCTGCAACTTCACAGTGGCGCCTGGGGAACACAGCTGCGTGATCAGACCCGGAACATCAGCGCTCATTTTAAAAGTGAATATGCAGCATTCAGGAATGAAGTGGAAACGACTTCGTACCTGAAACACAAGATTTTTACCAACTACGTCTTCAAAGGTCCGGTGCTCGAATGGTATTTCAGGATCAAGTGGAGGCTGGAAAGTGCGAATTTTGCACGGTACAATACATTGGTCGGCGCCAGGAACAACATTCTGGATATTGGATGCGGCTATGGTTACCTTTCTTTTTACCTGCATTATAAAAATGAAAACAGGCTGATCACCGGGCTGGACTACGATGAAGAAAAGATCAGCATCGCACAGCACAGCTATCACAAAAACACCCGGCTAACTTTCCACCAGGGCAATGCACTGGATACCGATTTCGGCCGGCAGGACGTCATTTTTCTCAATGATGTATTGCACTACCTTTCGGCGCCTGACCAGCATAAGGTGCTGGAAAGCTGCGTATCGGCACTTAATCCGGGAGGCATTATCTTTCTCCGGGACGGCGTAACCGACGACCAGCAGAAACATCGCCAGACGCTGACTACCGAGCGGCTTTCGACCGGGCTGTTTTCCTTTAATAAAAAGGAAAACGATTTTCATTTTTTTTCCTCAGCTTACATCCGCGAATTTGCGGGCAGGCACGGACTAAGCTGCGAAATGCAGGCACATTCCACTACCACCTCCAACGTTCTTTTTATCCTGAGATCGGCCGGCGAAATGCCTGCCGAAAAGTAA
- a CDS encoding HAL/PAL/TAL family ammonia-lyase: MNRISLAQIEQYALEKKEFILEDSALRKISESYQFLTTFSKDKIIYGINTGFGPMAQYRIESDKLNHLQYNLIRSHSSGIGRALDETYARSVMVARLNAFLQGNSGVSTGVIRQLVIFLNEGIVPEILEHGSVGASGDLVQLSHLGLNLIGEGYVYQNGVRTKASDVLDQKGIKPLRLELRDGLGLINGTSCMTGIAAVNLIYAKRLLQWAVAASAMLNEVIEAFDDSFSRELNAVKHHRGQQTIAQQMRNFVAGSRMIRSREELFRDDTAMQRKEFDRKIQEYYSIRCVPQILGPVLDTLLYAQEVIENELNSTNDNPIVSPEENNVFHGGNFHGDYISLEMDKVKIVLTKLSMLMERQLNFLMNSKLNGKFPPFLNAGTWGLNFGFQGVQFTATSTTAENQSLSTSVYVHSIPNNNDNQDIVSMGTNSAVIAKQVLDNTFQVMSIHIMAICQAVDLLDTEERERLSPNCKSIYNQIRRLAPFVIEDVPQSDNIAAVFEYIKETPFTL; the protein is encoded by the coding sequence ATGAATCGCATTTCATTAGCTCAAATTGAGCAGTATGCCCTTGAAAAAAAGGAATTTATATTAGAAGACAGCGCCCTCCGGAAAATTTCAGAATCCTACCAGTTTTTAACTACTTTTTCGAAAGATAAAATTATTTACGGGATCAATACGGGCTTCGGCCCCATGGCACAGTACCGCATTGAATCTGATAAACTGAACCACTTACAGTACAATCTCATCCGCAGCCACTCGAGTGGGATCGGCCGTGCGCTGGACGAAACTTATGCCCGGAGTGTGATGGTGGCGCGGCTCAATGCATTTCTTCAGGGCAACTCGGGCGTGAGTACCGGCGTGATCCGTCAGCTGGTGATCTTTCTGAATGAAGGCATTGTGCCCGAAATTCTGGAACATGGCAGTGTAGGGGCGAGCGGCGATCTTGTGCAGCTCTCACATCTTGGTCTGAACCTCATTGGGGAGGGATATGTGTACCAAAACGGCGTGCGGACAAAGGCCAGTGACGTTCTGGACCAGAAAGGCATCAAGCCGCTCAGGCTCGAACTCCGTGACGGGCTCGGGCTGATCAACGGAACTTCATGCATGACCGGCATAGCGGCTGTGAACCTGATTTATGCCAAACGATTGCTGCAATGGGCGGTAGCGGCCTCGGCCATGCTGAATGAGGTCATTGAGGCATTTGACGATTCGTTTTCGCGGGAGTTGAATGCCGTCAAGCACCATCGCGGCCAGCAAACCATCGCTCAGCAAATGCGCAACTTCGTAGCGGGAAGTAGGATGATCCGGAGCCGTGAGGAACTTTTCAGGGACGACACGGCCATGCAGCGTAAAGAATTTGACCGCAAAATACAGGAGTATTATTCCATCCGCTGCGTACCCCAAATCCTGGGTCCCGTGCTCGATACCTTACTTTATGCACAGGAAGTAATTGAAAATGAGCTCAACTCTACGAATGATAATCCGATCGTCAGTCCTGAGGAAAACAATGTTTTTCACGGAGGTAACTTTCACGGGGATTATATTTCGCTGGAAATGGATAAGGTCAAGATTGTACTGACCAAATTGTCGATGCTGATGGAGCGGCAGCTGAACTTTCTCATGAATAGCAAGCTGAACGGGAAGTTTCCACCTTTCCTCAATGCAGGAACCTGGGGCCTCAACTTCGGTTTTCAGGGGGTACAGTTTACTGCTACCTCTACCACCGCGGAAAACCAGTCGCTGTCCACGTCAGTATATGTGCACAGTATTCCCAATAACAATGATAATCAGGACATTGTAAGTATGGGTACCAACAGTGCGGTCATCGCCAAGCAGGTCCTGGACAATACTTTCCAGGTGATGTCCATCCACATCATGGCGATCTGCCAGGCAGTGGACCTGCTTGATACGGAAGAGCGTGAAAGGCTGAGCCCCAACTGCAAATCCATTTACAACCAGATTCGCAGGCTGGCACCATTCGTGATCGAGGATGTGCCTCAGTCTGATAATATCGCAGCAGTTTTTGAATACATCAAAGAAACACCTTTTACACTATGA